In a genomic window of Anoxybacter fermentans:
- a CDS encoding Wzz/FepE/Etk N-terminal domain-containing protein — protein METYEIDLWELLQTLNRRKMLIIGIVFVSVIMSYVFSAFFIDKQYQTEMWIRLNENFLPDQKEIPLEYLKSHFFYPEVIQVITKNLSDIPDLKNSLSFTQVNGLVQIVYTHTFDSKAPQLLQKWTTIARLKLIEEEGTRLIATLENDISTTQTKLAKEEQNLEEIKKLLLKESQFIEVEVVPKDTTEPKTFVYKELNPNYTDLKTEEKNIKLEIVKLKNQIKLLEQVLEEYKVILTEVNKNLDATEVNTNKLFNDLNKLRIKFNAIYSNRSIEPFQVVSAPYSNPNPISPNVKLNVLLAGFLGLFVGVFLAFFLEYVKTMKEQNQSQTVV, from the coding sequence GTATCTGTTATAATGAGTTATGTATTTAGTGCTTTTTTTATTGACAAACAGTATCAGACAGAAATGTGGATTAGATTAAATGAAAACTTTCTTCCTGATCAAAAAGAAATTCCATTGGAGTACTTGAAATCTCACTTTTTTTATCCAGAGGTAATTCAGGTAATTACAAAGAATCTATCCGATATTCCTGATTTAAAAAATAGTCTTTCATTTACTCAAGTAAATGGGCTCGTTCAAATTGTTTATACTCATACATTTGATTCAAAAGCACCTCAATTATTGCAAAAATGGACAACTATTGCCAGATTAAAATTGATTGAAGAAGAGGGAACAAGGTTAATTGCTACTTTAGAAAATGATATCAGTACAACTCAGACTAAATTGGCTAAAGAAGAGCAAAATTTAGAGGAAATTAAGAAGCTTCTTTTAAAGGAAAGTCAATTTATTGAGGTTGAAGTTGTACCAAAAGATACAACTGAACCAAAAACATTTGTATATAAAGAATTAAACCCAAATTATACAGATCTTAAGACGGAAGAAAAAAATATTAAATTAGAAATTGTTAAATTAAAGAATCAGATTAAATTGTTAGAACAGGTTTTAGAGGAATATAAAGTGATTCTAACAGAGGTCAACAAAAATCTGGATGCAACAGAAGTAAACACTAATAAGTTATTTAACGACTTAAATAAATTACGTATAAAGTTTAATGCCATATATTCGAACCGTTCCATTGAACCGTTTCAGGTGGTTTCTGCTCCATATTCAAATCCCAACCCCATAAGCCCTAATGTAAAATTGAACGTACTTTTAGCCGGATTTCTTGGATTATTTGTTGGTGTGTTTCTGGCGTTTTTCTTAGAATATGTGAAGACAATGAAAGAACAAAATCAGTCTCAAACAGTTGTTTAG